From one Bacteroidota bacterium genomic stretch:
- a CDS encoding 50S ribosomal protein L18, whose translation MKSRNFRRLKIKKRIRSKINGTTSRPRLTVFRSNSEIYAQLVDDSIGKTITTVSSVGKKDARVKGTKSDKAKSVGTAIAKWAVEKGIQEVVFDRNGYLYHGRIKAVAEGAREGGLKF comes from the coding sequence ATGAAATCGAGAAATTTCAGACGACTGAAAATCAAAAAAAGAATCCGCAGTAAAATAAACGGAACAACTTCGCGCCCGCGCTTAACTGTTTTCAGAAGCAACAGCGAAATTTATGCGCAGTTGGTGGATGATTCCATAGGGAAAACCATCACCACCGTTTCGTCTGTTGGAAAAAAAGACGCGCGCGTGAAAGGAACAAAATCAGACAAAGCAAAATCAGTGGGAACTGCAATTGCAAAATGGGCGGTGGAAAAAGGAATCCAGGAAGTTGTGTTCGACCGCAACGGATACCTCTATCACGGCAGAATAAAAGCAGTGGCTGAAGGAGCACGCGAAGGCGGATTAAAATTCTAA
- the rpsE gene encoding 30S ribosomal protein S5, with protein sequence MAKETVKRVKSSEIELKERLVAVNRVVKTTKGGRTFSFSAIVVVGNGKGVVGYGLGKSREVTDSISKGVDDAKKNLVKVPLNKGTVPHLQYGKYGGSRIFLKPASHGTGVIAGGAMRAVLESAGVTDVLAKSQGSSNPHNVVKATMDALLKMRDAVTVAQQRGVSLKKVFEG encoded by the coding sequence ATGGCAAAAGAAACTGTAAAACGCGTTAAGTCAAGCGAAATAGAATTGAAAGAACGCCTCGTGGCTGTGAACCGCGTAGTGAAAACTACAAAAGGCGGACGCACTTTTTCTTTCTCTGCGATTGTTGTCGTGGGAAATGGAAAGGGAGTTGTTGGTTACGGCCTCGGAAAATCACGAGAGGTGACCGATTCAATTTCAAAAGGAGTTGATGACGCAAAAAAGAATTTGGTGAAAGTTCCTCTTAACAAAGGAACCGTTCCACATCTTCAATACGGAAAATATGGCGGCTCAAGAATTTTTTTGAAGCCGGCTTCTCACGGAACGGGTGTTATTGCCGGAGGCGCTATGCGCGCGGTGCTTGAGAGCGCTGGCGTTACTGACGTGCTTGCAAAATCGCAGGGCTCTTCTAACCCGCACAACGTGGTGAAGGCAACAATGGATGCTCTTCTGAAAATGAGAGATGCAGTTACAGTTGCGCAACAGCGCGGAGTATCACTTAAGAAAGTATTCGAAGGATAA